The Mesorhizobium sp. M1D.F.Ca.ET.043.01.1.1 genome contains a region encoding:
- a CDS encoding EscU/YscU/HrcU family type III secretion system export apparatus switch protein encodes MSDTSEEKTHAASPKKLSEARKKGQLPRSSDFVRAVGTCAGLGYLWLRGSVIEDKCREALLLATKLQSLPFDTAVPQALVVLVQLTVAAVGPLLGTLVAAVILASLLANGGFVFSLEPMKLSFKKIDPFEGLKRLGSARSMVEVCKTMFKVLVLSATFSIVLLGMWKTMVPLPICGMGCVGLIFMETKLLMGIGAGALLVGGLIDLLLQRALYLREMRMTNTEVTRESKDQQGAPELKGEQRRIREEAADEPALGVHRATLVLTGRAVLIGLRYVRGETGVPFLVCRAEGERVSHVLSEARALRLTIVHDHVLARQLIGTTKLGHAVPMQYFQPVAKAFFAAGLA; translated from the coding sequence ATGAGCGACACAAGTGAAGAGAAGACACACGCCGCCAGCCCGAAGAAGTTAAGTGAAGCGCGCAAAAAAGGACAGCTGCCACGTAGCTCCGATTTCGTCCGCGCGGTCGGGACTTGCGCTGGGCTCGGCTACCTTTGGCTAAGAGGCAGCGTGATCGAGGACAAATGCCGGGAAGCGCTCCTATTAGCCACCAAGTTGCAGAGCCTACCTTTCGATACCGCGGTGCCGCAGGCATTGGTTGTGCTCGTCCAACTCACAGTCGCGGCTGTTGGCCCGCTGCTTGGAACCCTTGTCGCCGCGGTGATTTTGGCCAGCCTGCTAGCCAATGGTGGATTTGTCTTCTCTCTGGAGCCGATGAAGCTCAGCTTTAAGAAAATTGACCCCTTTGAAGGGCTGAAGCGCTTGGGGTCTGCTCGTTCCATGGTCGAAGTCTGCAAGACCATGTTCAAGGTATTGGTTCTCAGCGCAACCTTTTCCATTGTCCTTCTCGGGATGTGGAAGACAATGGTCCCTCTGCCGATCTGCGGCATGGGCTGTGTTGGCCTCATCTTTATGGAGACAAAATTGCTGATGGGAATTGGCGCCGGCGCACTGCTGGTCGGCGGACTGATCGATCTTCTGCTCCAGCGCGCGTTGTATCTGCGCGAAATGCGCATGACCAATACCGAAGTGACGCGCGAGTCGAAGGATCAGCAAGGAGCGCCAGAGTTGAAAGGTGAACAGCGTCGCATCCGCGAGGAGGCGGCCGACGAGCCTGCGCTTGGCGTGCATCGCGCCACGCTGGTCTTAACAGGAAGGGCGGTCCTGATCGGTCTGCGTTACGTTCGCGGTGAAACCGGGGTGCCGTTCTTAGTTTGCCGTGCCGAAGGTGAGCGCGTTTCACATGTGTTGAGCGAGGCGCGGGCACTACGCCTGACGATCGTCCATGACCATGTCTTAGCGCGTCAGCTGATAGGCACTACAAAACTCGGCCACGCGGTTCCTATGCAATATTTCCAGCCTGTCGCGAAAGCATTCTTTGCCGCAGGCTTGGCCTAG
- the sctT gene encoding type III secretion system export apparatus subunit SctT yields the protein MDAPSADIQILIQTALELVVAAGLGAARAMGIMLIFPVFTRSQISGLIRGCLAVGFALPCLAHVSGGLPALDPDTRLIQLTLLGFKEVFVGVLLGTFLGIPLWGLQAAGELIDNQRGISSPTASADPATNSQASAMGVFLGITAIAIFVGSGGLETLISVLYRSYLIWPVYQFHPTLSGPGAMELLGLLDSIMRTALLVSGPVVFFLILIDISMMLLRRFAPQFKASQLSPAIKNIVFPVLMVTYAAYLVESMKLEVTRANGVLEWFDKLLP from the coding sequence ATGGACGCGCCATCGGCCGATATTCAAATTCTGATCCAGACGGCTCTCGAACTCGTCGTTGCGGCAGGTCTTGGGGCAGCCCGCGCGATGGGCATCATGCTGATCTTTCCCGTATTCACACGCTCGCAGATCAGTGGGCTGATCCGGGGCTGTTTGGCTGTTGGCTTCGCACTACCATGCCTGGCACACGTCAGCGGCGGATTGCCGGCGCTGGATCCTGATACGCGCCTGATCCAGCTAACCCTGCTCGGATTCAAGGAAGTTTTTGTCGGTGTACTCCTTGGCACTTTTCTTGGCATTCCGCTTTGGGGCCTTCAGGCTGCCGGGGAGCTTATCGACAACCAACGCGGCATCAGCAGCCCGACCGCTTCGGCCGATCCCGCGACGAACAGTCAGGCTTCCGCGATGGGCGTTTTTCTGGGGATCACTGCGATTGCCATATTCGTCGGATCAGGAGGCCTGGAAACTTTGATCAGTGTCCTGTACCGCAGCTACTTGATCTGGCCGGTGTATCAGTTTCACCCGACACTGAGTGGGCCAGGAGCAATGGAGTTGTTGGGGCTTCTCGACAGCATAATGCGCACGGCATTATTGGTATCGGGGCCTGTCGTGTTCTTCCTGATACTGATTGATATATCGATGATGCTGCTGCGTCGCTTTGCCCCGCAATTTAAGGCGAGCCAACTGTCTCCGGCAATCAAGAACATTGTCTTTCCAGTTCTCATGGTCACCTACGCTGCCTATCTGGTGGAGAGCATGAAACTGGAGGTCACACGTGCCAACGGCGTGCTGGAGTGGTTCGACAAATTGCTGCCATGA
- a CDS encoding EscS/YscS/HrcS family type III secretion system export apparatus protein, which yields MTESSIITLMSQSLVVFMIWILPPLIASVVVGLVIGILQAATQIQDESLPLTVKLLVVVAVIGLFAPVLSAPLIELADQIFTEFPAMTLSY from the coding sequence ATCACTGAATCCAGCATCATTACTCTTATGAGCCAATCACTGGTGGTTTTCATGATCTGGATTCTACCGCCGCTCATTGCATCAGTGGTTGTCGGCCTCGTCATCGGCATCCTCCAGGCGGCGACGCAGATCCAGGATGAAAGCTTGCCGCTCACCGTGAAGCTTCTGGTCGTTGTCGCGGTGATTGGGCTGTTTGCTCCTGTGCTAAGCGCCCCGCTCATAGAGCTAGCCGATCAGATCTTCACCGAGTTTCCCGCAATGACACTTAGCTACTAG
- the sctR gene encoding type III secretion system export apparatus subunit SctR, with translation MSEAQPTILALLAVTAGLGLLVLAVATTTAFVKVSIVLFLVRNALGTQTIPPNVVLYAAAMILTMFVSAPVAEQTYDRMSDPKLHYQTFDDWVSAAKAGSEPLREHLKKFTNEEQRRFFLSSTEKVWPEEMHAAATPDDFAILVPSFLLSELKRGFEIGFLLYLPFIVIDLIVTTILMAMGMSMVSPTVISVPFKIFLFVAIDGWSKLMHGLVLSYTLPGG, from the coding sequence ATGAGTGAAGCTCAGCCGACAATCCTGGCGCTTCTTGCGGTTACCGCCGGACTCGGTCTGCTGGTTTTAGCAGTTGCCACGACAACGGCCTTTGTAAAGGTATCAATTGTTCTTTTCCTCGTCCGCAATGCGCTCGGGACCCAGACCATACCACCCAATGTGGTGCTGTACGCCGCGGCGATGATCCTCACTATGTTCGTTAGTGCGCCCGTTGCTGAGCAGACCTATGACCGCATGTCGGATCCCAAGCTCCACTATCAGACATTCGACGACTGGGTAAGCGCCGCTAAAGCCGGAAGTGAGCCCTTGCGCGAGCATCTCAAGAAATTCACAAATGAAGAGCAGCGGCGATTTTTCCTATCTTCGACAGAAAAGGTCTGGCCAGAGGAAATGCACGCTGCAGCCACGCCTGATGACTTTGCAATACTTGTACCATCTTTCTTGCTATCAGAATTGAAGCGCGGATTTGAGATAGGATTTCTACTTTATCTGCCTTTTATTGTTATAGATCTGATAGTGACAACTATCTTGATGGCAATGGGTATGTCGATGGTCTCACCAACTGTTATATCTGTCCCGTTCAAGATCTTCTTGTTTGTTGCCATTGATGGTTGGTCAAAATTGATGCATGGGCTTGTGCTGAGTTATACGTTACCGGGAGGCTGA
- the sctQ gene encoding type III secretion system cytoplasmic ring protein SctQ, giving the protein MFEPVLKLSHTVVSWLNDTAAPRTPFQSRINEVPLSVRTAGLVWQQEPAAIPMLDCVWRVGAETVILSLSRPLVEEFITTVQNGLAFPSEPTASLILELALEPLVTRLEETTRLNVQLVRVCEATMLAPHLELDIIFGAVKGKGRLFLFTPLDGLVPPAFRALGELLAQLPRQLGGLPPELPLIVAGEVGTLRLPAALLRSACVGDALLPDIAPFGRGQITLAVGQLCAEADLDGDELILRGPFRPRPCPLESAHMTQPGSQLELTKDLDDVEIVLVFECGRWPISLGELRSAGEGHIFELGWPIDGPVDIVANGQRIGRGDIVRIGEELGIRLRGGFACNE; this is encoded by the coding sequence AATGATACAGCAGCGCCGCGCACGCCGTTTCAAAGCCGGATCAACGAGGTGCCGCTATCGGTGCGAACGGCAGGGCTTGTCTGGCAGCAGGAACCTGCTGCCATTCCGATGCTTGACTGCGTCTGGAGAGTGGGAGCCGAAACGGTCATCTTGTCACTGTCGCGCCCGCTCGTAGAGGAGTTCATCACGACAGTGCAGAACGGCTTGGCCTTCCCTTCCGAGCCAACTGCTTCGCTAATTCTCGAACTCGCTCTGGAGCCGCTTGTCACTCGACTGGAGGAGACGACGCGTCTGAACGTGCAACTCGTGCGGGTATGCGAAGCCACGATGCTGGCTCCTCATCTTGAACTCGACATCATTTTCGGCGCGGTCAAGGGCAAGGGCCGTCTATTCCTGTTCACGCCACTTGACGGCTTAGTACCGCCTGCGTTTCGCGCGCTAGGCGAACTGCTTGCCCAGTTGCCGCGGCAGCTGGGCGGGCTGCCTCCAGAGCTCCCGCTCATTGTTGCAGGAGAGGTCGGCACGCTTCGCCTTCCTGCGGCGCTTCTTCGAAGCGCATGTGTCGGTGATGCATTGTTGCCCGATATTGCGCCGTTCGGCCGCGGCCAGATCACCCTAGCTGTCGGCCAGTTGTGCGCCGAGGCGGATCTTGACGGCGATGAATTAATCTTGCGGGGGCCTTTCCGCCCGCGACCGTGTCCTTTGGAGAGTGCGCATATGACACAACCCGGATCGCAACTGGAGCTTACTAAGGATCTCGACGATGTCGAGATCGTGCTTGTCTTTGAATGCGGCCGCTGGCCTATTTCTCTTGGGGAATTAAGAAGTGCCGGCGAAGGGCATATTTTTGAACTTGGATGGCCGATCGACGGCCCGGTCGACATAGTGGCCAATGGTCAGCGTATCGGGCGTGGCGACATTGTCCGCATCGGAGAAGAGCTGGGCATCAGGCTCCGTGGCGGGTTTGCATGCAATGAGTGA